The Leishmania infantum JPCM5 genome chromosome 26 DNA window ccctgctgccgtgcgaCCACGCCCAAGTCCACGTACCGCATTGACCACACCTTGCTCTTCTCGTTTTGACACCAGTGGTAGGACGGCGCCAGGCACAGCGACGGGTGCGGCCGATCAGCCGTCGCGTACGCGAAGAAGTGCTGCAGCGAGCTGCGAAGTTCATGGAGGTTCGCCTGCACAGAAGTGAGCGCCCGCGGCAGCTCCGACCGTAGCGCCGGCGTTACCCCCGGCACGTAATCCACTAGCAGCGGATCGAGGATGCCTGGATTTGGGGTGCTAAGGATGGTGTACTCGGCTGCCgtcagcggctgcgcggagGACCAGAAAGGATAGTACGCGGTCGTGCAGGGAGCGGTGGGCGAAGACGCAGCGCTCACATCGGCAGCCGTCGTAGCGGGTGGTGCCCACTTCGAGGTGTTGTAGCTTAGCTCAGCGCCTGCGTCACTGGCGAAAGCGTAGCGCCCCCCGCGTTGGAGACAGCGGAGCAGAAAGCGGGTCCAATCCCCCACGGCGACCACGCTGGCGCGGAcacccgcagcgccgctgcggccaaGGCTCCCCATCTTCACCTCTGCTTCCATGTAGGCCGGCACACTGAACCGACCGAGCATTTCACCATGGCAGAAGAGGTGATGGGAGTTGAGCAGGTGGCTTAGGTAGCTGCCGTGCAACATGTCGGGCGTGTTAGCGTCGCGCATCTGCTCCTctgatgcgctgccgcctgaAGTGGAGAGCGGCATGGAGAAGGTCCtcagcggtgccgcgtgTGGGCTCGCACCCTTCGCCGGCACGAcaagcgccgccagcgactGGATCGCTGCTGCAATGTCCTTTTCCGCCACAAAGAGTAGGTAGAACGCCTGCACGTCAAGCACCAGGGCACCGTTCGGCTGCTCGCGGATGAGCTGAAAGATCGGTGCCCCGGCggccgcaccggcggctgctgcggcttctcGGCGTCGAGCGTGGTATGCTTCCATGAGAACCGTAAAGTTCGATCCAGACAGCGGCGAGAGGTCTGTTGCGGAGCAGCCGTGGCACAGCAGATAAAGCAACAGCGCATCTGTCCGCGCTGCCGTGATGACCCGTGCATCGCCGGTCAGCAGGTcgtcgccgagctggagCCATGTCAGGGAGTCGTTGAGCGTCATGTGGCGCAAGTCGGACGATCCGTGCAAGATGCTCGTACCTTGAGAGTACGGCGTGAGGGCGAGCACGTTCATCCACAGCTCCCCCGCTCCGATGAGGCAGATAGACTTGGAGGTGTGCTGCGCCCCGTCGCGGCACGCCAAGTCGAGAGCCCATGCCGTCACCTTTCGCTCCACCGGGCCCTCCACGTTGACACCGGAAACGACCACCTCGCCGGGAATCAGACCGCGCCCCAGCGGCATCGTCTTGACTATGCGATCTTCCACCGCACGCATCAGAACACCACCGGGGAGGCGCTGAGTTTGAATGTCGAGTCGCCGTGTCGAcggcgtggtgcgaagctTGTACGCCTTCGCAAACGTGTCCG harbors:
- the MP100 gene encoding putative RNA-editing complex protein MP100: MRGVLARNACRLNSLQKGTRLADVYQLLITKKPVEYDYVAIDVNAFVGGAMRITKNMSPEQRRSKEASRHVLNSIMQMLRRVVCRRSLLLAFDGPDTFAKAYKLRTTPSTRRLDIQTQRLPGGVLMRAVEDRIVKTMPLGRGLIPGEVVVSGVNVEGPVERKVTAWALDLACRDGAQHTSKSICLIGAGELWMNVLALTPYSQGTSILHGSSDLRHMTLNDSLTWLQLGDDLLTGDARVITAARTDALLLYLLCHGCSATDLSPLSGSNFTVLMEAYHARRREAAAAAGAAAGAPIFQLIREQPNGALVLDVQAFYLLFVAEKDIAAAIQSLAALVVPAKGASPHAAPLRTFSMPLSTSGGSASEEQMRDANTPDMLHGSYLSHLLNSHHLFCHGEMLGRFSVPAYMEAEVKMGSLGRSGAAGVRASVVAVGDWTRFLLRCLQRGGRYAFASDAGAELSYNTSKWAPPATTAADVSAASSPTAPCTTAYYPFWSSAQPLTAAEYTILSTPNPGILDPLLVDYVPGVTPALRSELPRALTSVQANLHELRSSLQHFFAYATADRPHPSLCLAPSYHWCQNEKSKVWSMRYVDLGVVARQQGVRHARGLLPGMSMEQEAPKEGAVVYDAESQTWTSQPRSFAVFTSSEQLPGHQEREHADGSSSSSMAATAAASVDAAEVPTLRVLTWNVMFDRYSNQPTPLGMPGIDWCSPKRYPVLAKLIDAEDADVVGMQEVERPFAEYLAAQPWCRERYIMSCSPQSPILDPWGVLLLVRRGGRWPLQQLKHLNVPAWSGHVSLMPVATLDLSAAAAHSDNSGTGGGSSAGKSGSRKLAASPRVVNVCSMHLLAPFVKVNEVARTGQDQALRHALTRQLQGDTLVMGDFNDWPSNEFLMPPESRYVECWPIIHPGDYGKTMDESNTFCKLKIEEIFFGRSDKVFLRTGTATASSPTRGVLKPVEAHLVGTRSVNDENGNQEAPAYLFPSDHYGVSMQFQVL